A part of Capsicum annuum cultivar UCD-10X-F1 chromosome 6, UCD10Xv1.1, whole genome shotgun sequence genomic DNA contains:
- the LOC107875055 gene encoding short transmembrane mitochondrial protein 1: MGIIRSSFSLIAGTICGIYIAQNYNVPNIHKLIQNALFKAKDVEEKYRKPPKPGDRL; the protein is encoded by the coding sequence ATGGGGATTATAAGGAGCAGTTTCTCACTGATAGCAGGAACTATTTGTGGTATATACATAGCTCAGAACTACAACGTCCCCAACATTCACAAGCTTATACAAAATGCTTTGTTCAAAGCCAAAGATGTAGAAGAGAAATATCGCAAGCCCCCCAAGCCTGGCGATCGCCTTTAG